CGCGCCGATGATCGCGCCCAGCGTGCCGCCATTGCCGCTGCCGCCGTCGAGGTAGACCTGCTGCACTTCCTGCACCACGCCGCAGGCCTGGCAGCGCACACTGCGGTCGCCATGACCGTAACCGCTCTGTCCCTGATAGCCGCGGTTGTAGTTGCCGTCATTGCCATACGGCGAGGTTGCGCAGCCGCCGAGGGCCAGCCCAACGCTCATTGCGGCGGCCATGGCGAATTTGCTGGTCAGTGCATTCATGGGTTCGTTCCTCTCCGGGGTTGCTTCAGTGGGCGTCGGACACAGCCGTCACGCCTTCCTGCACCTGCACCCGGTCGCCCGGGTCATGATCCATCCGCACGGTGCGGGTGACGCCGTTGTATTCATAACGGACGTCGTAACCGACGATCTTGCTGCTGGTGTTGTTGACGGTTTCGCATTTGCGCTCCACCGTCGAGCTGACCTGGGCATGCTGGCGGCTGGCCTGGATGCGGTTGCCGGCATAGCCGCCGCCGACCGCACCAGCCACCGTGGCCAGCGTCTTGCCCTTGCCGCCACCGACCTGGTTGCCGACGAGGCCGCCAACGACGGCGCCGATCGCGGTACCGGCAATGCGGTTCTCGTCCGTCGGCGGCGTGGTGTGCGTGACCGTCTCGTCATGGCAGACCTGTTTCGGATTGTTCACCGTCGAACGTACCGGGTCGACGCTGACCACCTTGGCATACTTGACCCTGGCGTCCGCGCTGCTGCCCGCGTCGGCAGAGGCATTGGAAGCGCCCGCATCCGCATTGCGGTTGCAGGCCGATAGGCCAGTCGCGAGTACCGCCGCGATGGCGACATTGAGTACATTGGCTGTCAACCTGTTCATCACGATCCTCTCCTCCGTTTTTGTTTGGCGACATGGCGGGATGCCCCTCGGCACCGGCGCAAATACCTGCGTGGCCATTGAACGGTTGTCCAACTGAATCGCAGCTAGCTCACGCTCGTTACATTATCTTCACGCCAGCCACGCGGGACCCTCTGCCAGTGCACGAAAAACGCAACCCGTACCCGCTCGTCGACAGCCACGTGCACCTCGACGACGAGGCGTTCGCCGGCGACCGCGAGGCGGTCGTCGAACGCGCCCGCCGCAACGGCGTCGACACGCTGGTGGTGCCCGCCGTCGATGCCCCAAGCTGGCCGCGGATCCGCCAGCTCTGCGCCCGCCACGCCGGTGCCTACCCCGCCTACGGGCTGCATCCGCTGTTCCTGACCGCGCACGCGCCGGAACAGGTCGATGCGCTGGCCGCCTGGCTGAACGAAAACCGTCCGGTGGCGGTCGGCGAGATCGGCCTGGATTTCCACCTGGACACTCCCGACCGCGAGCTGCAGCGACACTGCTTCTCGCGCCAGCTGCAATTGGCCCGCGAGCATGACCTGCCGGTGATCGTGCATGCCCGCGGTGCGCTGGAGGAAGTCATCCTAACCCTGCGCCGCAGCGGCAACCGGCGCGGCGTGGTGCACAGCTTCTCCGGCAGCGAGCAGCAGGCGCACCAGTTGTGGGAGCTTGGCTTTCAGCTCGGCATCGGCGGCCCGGTGACCTACGAGCGAGCGCAGCGCCTGCGCCGGATCGTGGCGCGCATGCCGATCGAATTCCTGCTGCTGGAGAGCGACGCCCCGGACCAGCCGGACGCTACCCACCGCGGCGGGCGCAACGAACCGGCCCATGTGATCGAAGTCCTGCGCTGCATCGCGACGCTGCGCGATGCGCCGGAAGCGGAGATCGCCGCCACCACCAGCGCCAACGCCCGTCGCCTGTTCGGGCTCGGCTGAGAGCTTGCGGATTTTTCGACCTCTCAGACCGGCCATCGATGGCCGGACATGAAACAGTCACTCCAGTGACTGTTTCATGCGAGCGAGTCCGGGCGTGCAACGGACTTGCGACAAGAAGAAAACCACAGGAGGTGGTTTTCTTCTCAAGCTCCGACGCATAGGCCATCCGTCACTTGCCAGCGACAGCCCAGGTTTGCTAGTTTTTATTTCACTGGTGAAATATGAGTCAGTGAAATGGCGCGTCTGACAAACTGCATCGCGCTGATGGACGAAGGCATCGGCCGGATCAGCCGGATCATCCCGCAAATGCCGGCCAGCGAAGCGCGGCTGTGCCGGCTGATGCTGATGCTGGGCAACCACATCGAGGAAGAGCTCGAGTTCAAGCTGAAGCCGCACAAGCTCAACCATAGCGAGTTCCTGACCCTGATGATCCTGTACAGCCGCCCGGACGGCAGCTCCACGCCGGGCGAGCTGTGCGAGTACACCTCGCAGGGCGCCACCAACATGACCCGCATCGCGAACGCGCTGGTCAAGCGCCGGCTGATCACCCGTGGCGTCAGCGAGGAGGATCGCCGCCGCGTGCTGATCCGCATTGCCCCGGCCGGGCGGCGTTTCGTGCAGAAGATGCTGCCGCCGATGTTTCCCCGCATCGCCATCATGTTTGCCGGCTTCAGCGATACCGACAAACGCCATCTTGATCGGTTGCTGCGCAAGCTGGCCGGCAATCTTGGCCAACTGGGCGAGAGCCGCCTCCCATGAAGGAAACCCCGATGAATCACGCCCCGCTCCGCGGTCGCGCGGTGCTGGCCGCCGCGCTGGCGCTGGCGCTGGCCGGCTGCGCCGCCGCGCCTGCCAGGCTCGGCCAGCCCGTGCTGCGCGACGATGTGCCGCTGGCCGGCCTGCAGGCTCCCACCCGCGCCGGCTGGCCGGCCGCCCAATGGTGGCGCCAGTACGACGACCCGCAGCTGGACGCGCTGATCGAGCGCGCCATGCGGGAATCACCGGACCTGGCGCTGGCGCAGAGCCGCGTGCGCAACGCCGAGCAGTCGGCGAAGCTGGCCGCCGCGCAGCTCGGGCTCACGGTCAACGGCAGCGCGCAGGTGACGCGCGAGCGGCTGAGCGATCACGGCCTGATCCCGAGCCAGTTCCTCGGCTTCAGCTGGTACAACCAGGCCGACCTCGGCGTGCAACTGCGGTACGACTTCGACTGGTGGGGCAAGAAGCGCGCGACGATGGAAGCCGTACTGGACCAGGCGCGCGCCGCCGAAGCGCAGCACAGCGCCGCCGCGCTGGCGATCCAGTACGCCATCGCCGATACCTATTTCGGCTGGCAGGCCGACCAGGCGCGGCTGCAGCTGGCCGACCGGTTGCTGGCCACGCAACAGCAGTTCGCCGATATCGCCGAGCTGCGCGTGCACCAGGGCGTGGACCTGCCCGATGAAGCACAGAAGGCCCAGGCCCAGCTGGCCGCGGTGCGCGAGATACGCGTGGCGCTCGACGGCTCGGCGCAGATCCGCCGCGCCGCACTGGCCTCGCTGCTCGGCGTGGC
This genomic stretch from Rhodanobacter thiooxydans harbors:
- a CDS encoding glycine zipper 2TM domain-containing protein; protein product: MNALTSKFAMAAAMSVGLALGGCATSPYGNDGNYNRGYQGQSGYGHGDRSVRCQACGVVQEVQQVYLDGGSGNGGTLGAIIGAVAGGVLGNTVGKGDGRKAATVAGAVVGGVVGNQVGKRNSGSDVAWRIVVRLDDGQYATVTQRENPGVRSGDYVEVRGDHVYAR
- a CDS encoding MarR family winged helix-turn-helix transcriptional regulator, with the translated sequence MARLTNCIALMDEGIGRISRIIPQMPASEARLCRLMLMLGNHIEEELEFKLKPHKLNHSEFLTLMILYSRPDGSSTPGELCEYTSQGATNMTRIANALVKRRLITRGVSEEDRRRVLIRIAPAGRRFVQKMLPPMFPRIAIMFAGFSDTDKRHLDRLLRKLAGNLGQLGESRLP
- a CDS encoding TatD family hydrolase produces the protein MHEKRNPYPLVDSHVHLDDEAFAGDREAVVERARRNGVDTLVVPAVDAPSWPRIRQLCARHAGAYPAYGLHPLFLTAHAPEQVDALAAWLNENRPVAVGEIGLDFHLDTPDRELQRHCFSRQLQLAREHDLPVIVHARGALEEVILTLRRSGNRRGVVHSFSGSEQQAHQLWELGFQLGIGGPVTYERAQRLRRIVARMPIEFLLLESDAPDQPDATHRGGRNEPAHVIEVLRCIATLRDAPEAEIAATTSANARRLFGLG
- a CDS encoding efflux transporter outer membrane subunit, whose protein sequence is MNHAPLRGRAVLAAALALALAGCAAAPARLGQPVLRDDVPLAGLQAPTRAGWPAAQWWRQYDDPQLDALIERAMRESPDLALAQSRVRNAEQSAKLAAAQLGLTVNGSAQVTRERLSDHGLIPSQFLGFSWYNQADLGVQLRYDFDWWGKKRATMEAVLDQARAAEAQHSAAALAIQYAIADTYFGWQADQARLQLADRLLATQQQFADIAELRVHQGVDLPDEAQKAQAQLAAVREIRVALDGSAQIRRAALASLLGVAPAELPELQPRPLPTIERGVPANGGLDLIARRPDIAASRWQVEAALKQTDAARAEFFPDISITALAGLSSIDMGKLLTAGSRAFELTPALHLPIFTGGALEANYGVSKAQLDAAVAQYDSTVLAAAREVATQALGAEQLAARQREQQAQLDADQRLLANAQARARQGVRDLRESLGAQAALLLQRDATTQLQAQAVSTDLALIKALGGGYRSTDDAATPSSVTAGAAHHERH
- a CDS encoding glycine zipper 2TM domain-containing protein, yielding MNRLTANVLNVAIAAVLATGLSACNRNADAGASNASADAGSSADARVKYAKVVSVDPVRSTVNNPKQVCHDETVTHTTPPTDENRIAGTAIGAVVGGLVGNQVGGGKGKTLATVAGAVGGGYAGNRIQASRQHAQVSSTVERKCETVNNTSSKIVGYDVRYEYNGVTRTVRMDHDPGDRVQVQEGVTAVSDAH